A single genomic interval of Granulicella tundricola MP5ACTX9 harbors:
- a CDS encoding DUF2235 domain-containing protein, translating to MSKNIIFCADGTWQLPRNNTNVYKISKGLTTSATQVVFYDDGIGSEATGFTRALDGALGIGIFDKIKTGYTMISQVYERGDQIFLFGFSRGAYTARSLAGMIATCGLPTGGFDDALVEGAFAAYRDPVNRPTLLANLAKYALEDTCITMVGVWDTVGALGIPAIFGGVDKQYGFLDTGLHKDVKNAYQCMSIDEQRCEFPITRWTSDPAPGQTIEQIWFSGCHGDVGGGTPAGGGVDETTTLSDIPLSWIVGKAVKLGLIFDPTFLAQYTSVPIKFSLDALHESWTPVFGKPVSRPIGNSDSIANSVTARIEYALTYQPKNLTIKDNVLDDGYNLIEIVDEDAM from the coding sequence ATGTCGAAGAACATCATCTTCTGCGCCGATGGAACCTGGCAGCTCCCCCGCAACAACACCAACGTCTACAAGATCTCCAAAGGTCTCACCACCTCCGCCACCCAGGTCGTCTTCTACGATGACGGCATCGGCTCGGAAGCCACCGGCTTCACCCGCGCCCTGGATGGCGCGCTCGGCATCGGCATCTTCGACAAGATCAAGACCGGCTACACCATGATCAGCCAAGTCTATGAGCGCGGCGACCAGATCTTCCTCTTCGGCTTCAGCCGCGGCGCCTATACCGCTCGCTCGCTCGCAGGGATGATCGCCACCTGCGGCCTCCCCACTGGGGGCTTTGACGATGCACTCGTGGAAGGAGCCTTCGCCGCCTACCGCGACCCCGTCAACCGCCCCACACTCCTCGCCAACCTAGCCAAATACGCGCTGGAAGACACCTGCATCACCATGGTCGGCGTCTGGGACACCGTGGGTGCGCTCGGCATCCCCGCCATCTTCGGCGGCGTGGACAAGCAATACGGCTTCCTGGACACCGGACTCCACAAGGACGTCAAAAACGCCTACCAGTGCATGTCCATCGACGAGCAGCGCTGCGAGTTTCCCATCACCCGCTGGACCTCAGACCCCGCGCCCGGCCAGACCATCGAGCAGATCTGGTTCTCAGGCTGCCACGGCGACGTAGGCGGTGGCACTCCCGCCGGCGGCGGCGTAGACGAGACCACCACCCTCTCGGACATCCCCCTCAGCTGGATCGTCGGCAAAGCCGTCAAGCTCGGCCTCATCTTTGACCCCACCTTCCTCGCCCAGTACACCTCGGTCCCCATCAAGTTCTCGCTCGACGCCCTCCACGAGTCCTGGACCCCCGTCTTCGGCAAACCCGTCTCCCGTCCCATCGGAAACTCAGACTCCATCGCCAACAGCGTCACCGCCCGAATCGAGTATGCCCTCACCTACCAACCCAAGAACCTCACCATCAAAGACAACGTACTCGACGACGGCTACAACCTCATAGAAATAGTCGACGAAGACGCCATGTAG
- a CDS encoding serine/threonine-protein kinase yields MLAGFRLDSLMEDDLTVAFVNVSGDGAAATPAPAPVTLKTWGRFELLARVGEGGFGEVYRAWDPDLQREVALKLLLPSAMNPNLEYEEVLREARAMAAVRHLNVVPIYGIDRQDGRVGFWTDFVHGVTLAALLEQQGPFGYREAALIGLDVAHALSAVHKSGLLHRDIKAENVMREEGGRILLMDFGLSSLAQQAHGLAGTPAYMAPELFTGAVATVGTDLYAVGVLLFYLVAGKHPVPFLGFQQEQLDEAQRQRLFLPDLRPDLPESFLRVVNVASDPDPKRRFGTAGQLSAALSEVLGGTRVVEADQAAAAVAVPVKPMRRWLWFGLAGVLVLLLVAGLVWRERVTNGVTAGAAGVSASNYETYSKAQDLVVHSYLNRNLAAAIDGFNQVLKNDPGFALAEAGLGRAYFLQYHLTRNQESLDKAQAATKRALELDANCAPAYVTLARISTTGGNTSLALQQVAKALELEPLNAEAYAAKADVFAAERRDADAKEALSHAVDLAPDDWRFPVLLGNYEFAAGNLQEAVTLYKRGAELAPDNVIAFYNLGDTQEKLGQLGEAQASFEKALKIEPRFAIYSALGGLLSLEGKHAEAIRMGQKAVELNPGDYNTRQNLAEAYLWSPGGREQAMATYREAIGLAEHARLTSPRDPALLISLAYAYALTGDKGKSLPLIRQSLALSPDDPDVSLRAGVTYEVLGQRAEALRLVAKALAGSYSPVWVEHNPELAGLRSDPGFGAALAKAKSKGAGGG; encoded by the coding sequence TTGCTGGCGGGTTTCCGGCTTGACTCCCTTATGGAAGACGATCTTACTGTTGCGTTTGTGAACGTTTCGGGTGACGGTGCGGCGGCGACTCCTGCGCCTGCACCGGTGACGCTGAAGACGTGGGGTCGCTTCGAACTGCTGGCCCGGGTAGGCGAAGGCGGGTTTGGTGAGGTTTACCGGGCGTGGGACCCGGATCTGCAACGCGAGGTGGCGCTGAAGCTGCTGCTGCCGTCCGCGATGAATCCCAACCTGGAGTATGAGGAGGTTCTACGGGAGGCCAGGGCGATGGCGGCGGTGCGGCATCTGAACGTGGTGCCGATCTATGGGATCGACCGGCAGGACGGGCGGGTGGGTTTCTGGACGGACTTTGTGCATGGAGTGACGCTGGCTGCACTGCTGGAACAGCAGGGGCCGTTTGGGTATAGGGAGGCTGCGCTGATTGGGCTGGATGTGGCTCATGCGCTCTCCGCAGTGCACAAGAGCGGGCTGCTGCATCGGGATATCAAAGCGGAGAACGTAATGCGCGAGGAGGGCGGGCGCATCCTGCTGATGGACTTTGGGTTGAGCTCACTGGCGCAGCAGGCGCATGGGCTGGCGGGGACTCCGGCCTATATGGCTCCGGAGCTTTTTACCGGCGCGGTGGCTACGGTGGGGACGGATCTTTATGCGGTGGGGGTACTGCTGTTTTACCTGGTGGCGGGGAAGCATCCGGTGCCGTTTCTGGGGTTTCAGCAGGAGCAACTGGATGAGGCGCAGAGGCAGCGGCTGTTTCTGCCGGATCTTAGGCCGGATCTACCGGAGTCATTTCTGCGTGTGGTGAACGTGGCCTCCGATCCCGATCCGAAGCGGAGGTTTGGTACGGCAGGACAGCTCTCCGCGGCGTTGAGTGAGGTGTTGGGTGGGACTCGGGTGGTGGAGGCTGACCAAGCGGCTGCGGCTGTTGCGGTTCCGGTGAAGCCGATGCGGCGATGGTTATGGTTTGGGCTGGCTGGGGTGCTGGTCTTGCTGCTGGTGGCGGGGTTGGTCTGGCGGGAGCGGGTGACGAATGGGGTGACGGCTGGGGCGGCGGGCGTTTCGGCGAGTAATTATGAGACTTACTCGAAGGCTCAGGACCTAGTGGTGCACTCTTACCTGAACCGGAACCTGGCGGCGGCGATCGATGGGTTCAACCAGGTGCTGAAGAACGATCCGGGGTTTGCGCTGGCGGAGGCGGGGCTGGGGCGAGCTTATTTTTTGCAGTACCACCTGACGCGTAATCAGGAGTCGCTGGATAAGGCGCAGGCGGCTACGAAGCGGGCGCTGGAGCTGGATGCGAACTGTGCGCCGGCTTATGTGACGCTGGCGAGGATCAGTACGACCGGCGGCAATACTTCTCTTGCACTGCAGCAGGTTGCAAAGGCCCTGGAGTTGGAGCCCTTGAACGCAGAGGCGTATGCGGCGAAGGCGGATGTCTTTGCCGCGGAGCGCCGGGATGCGGATGCGAAGGAGGCGTTGAGCCACGCAGTCGATCTGGCACCGGATGACTGGCGCTTTCCGGTGCTGCTGGGGAACTACGAGTTTGCAGCGGGGAATTTGCAGGAGGCGGTCACGCTCTACAAGCGCGGGGCTGAACTTGCTCCGGACAATGTGATTGCGTTTTACAACCTGGGGGATACGCAGGAGAAACTGGGGCAACTGGGTGAAGCGCAGGCGAGCTTTGAGAAGGCGCTGAAGATTGAGCCGAGGTTTGCGATTTACAGCGCGCTGGGCGGACTGCTTTCTCTGGAGGGGAAACATGCCGAGGCGATCCGGATGGGGCAGAAGGCTGTGGAGCTGAATCCGGGGGATTACAACACGAGGCAGAACCTCGCGGAGGCTTACCTGTGGAGTCCGGGTGGGCGGGAGCAGGCGATGGCGACATATAGGGAGGCGATCGGGCTGGCAGAGCATGCGCGGCTGACGAGTCCGCGTGATCCGGCGCTGCTGATCTCGCTGGCGTATGCGTATGCGCTGACGGGTGATAAGGGCAAGAGCCTGCCGCTGATACGGCAATCGCTGGCGCTATCTCCCGACGATCCGGATGTGAGTCTGAGGGCGGGCGTGACGTATGAGGTGCTGGGTCAGAGGGCGGAGGCTTTGAGGCTGGTGGCGAAGGCACTGGCTGGAAGCTACTCGCCGGTATGGGTGGAGCATAATCCGGAGCTGGCAGGGTTGAGGAGCGATCCTGGGTTTGGGGCGGCGCTGGCTAAGGCTAAAAGTAAGGGTGCGGGTGGGGGTTGA